Proteins from a single region of Shinella zoogloeoides:
- a CDS encoding alpha/beta hydrolase yields MREFSLRLTLLLLTSLLAACAGRPGPELLAQRAEAVPGAKLTTVYVATTRKRDENGIYTSGRSREVSYIRYRVSIPPGHKTGNVEWPKSKPNPKTDFVTVDQHILDAATFEAEVTRKHNGKPPSVGVFVHGYNTNFTEAVYRIAQMTADAGVDAAPILFAWPSEGALSGYVADKDAVTFSRDQLADLLSTLARKQTQGPITLVGHSMGGWLTTEAVRQLRLTGKDAAIRRLQVVLAAPDIDVDVFQAQLATIGTLNPPMTILVSKDDRALKVSEFLSTERQRLGRIDVTDPKIEEAARRANVQVIDISDIEASDSFRHNRFVGLAAYYPKLSGRDGTSDPRNLRQAGAFVFNSAGAVLSSPFVLAGKIVGGN; encoded by the coding sequence ATGCGTGAATTCAGTCTACGCCTTACGCTACTTCTTCTCACAAGCCTGCTTGCAGCCTGTGCCGGCCGCCCCGGCCCGGAACTGCTCGCCCAGAGGGCCGAAGCCGTTCCGGGGGCCAAGCTCACGACGGTTTATGTGGCGACCACGCGCAAGCGTGATGAGAACGGTATCTACACGTCGGGTCGTAGCCGCGAGGTTAGCTATATCCGCTACAGGGTCTCCATCCCGCCAGGTCACAAGACGGGCAATGTCGAATGGCCGAAATCGAAGCCGAACCCGAAGACGGATTTTGTCACCGTCGACCAGCACATTCTCGACGCGGCGACATTCGAGGCGGAAGTCACGCGTAAACACAACGGCAAACCGCCGAGTGTCGGCGTGTTCGTGCATGGCTACAACACCAATTTCACCGAGGCCGTGTATCGCATAGCCCAGATGACAGCTGACGCCGGCGTCGATGCCGCCCCGATCCTGTTTGCCTGGCCGTCCGAAGGCGCTTTGAGCGGCTACGTCGCCGACAAGGACGCGGTGACGTTCTCGCGGGACCAGTTGGCGGATCTGCTCAGCACCCTGGCGCGCAAACAGACCCAGGGTCCCATCACGCTCGTCGGCCACAGCATGGGGGGATGGCTGACGACGGAAGCCGTGCGCCAACTGCGGCTTACCGGCAAGGACGCGGCGATCCGTCGACTGCAGGTCGTGCTTGCGGCGCCCGATATCGATGTCGACGTGTTCCAGGCACAGCTTGCGACGATCGGGACACTGAACCCGCCGATGACAATCCTTGTTTCCAAGGATGACAGGGCGCTGAAGGTCTCGGAATTTCTATCCACAGAACGTCAGCGCCTGGGCAGGATTGACGTGACGGATCCGAAAATCGAGGAGGCGGCGCGCAGGGCGAATGTGCAGGTGATCGATATATCGGATATCGAGGCCTCAGACAGCTTCCGCCACAATCGTTTCGTCGGTCTCGCTGCCTACTATCCGAAGCTTTCGGGCCGGGATGGAACGAGCGACCCCCGAAATCTCAGGCAAGCCGGAGCGTTTGTATTCAATTCGGCTGGCGCGGTCCTTTCCAGCCCGTTTGTCCTTGCCGGCAAGATCGTCGGCGGAAACTGA
- a CDS encoding HdeD family acid-resistance protein: MIFNYTASLDAADLQLLRSRWRWLLVAGIVLVLIALVALSNLLLATVVSVLFVGVTMLLAGAAHIVFAFQMKRWGQTVGLLVVGVLYVAAGVMTFWNPVLASTFLTLLMALSMLVAGIVRTAAGLAIRPASGWLWLAAAGAATVLVALVILAGWPVNSLWIIGALLAIDVMVTGCALSALALALRRSLRIDRNHE; encoded by the coding sequence ATGATATTCAATTACACCGCAAGCCTCGACGCCGCCGACCTGCAACTGTTGCGATCGCGATGGCGATGGCTGCTGGTCGCCGGCATCGTGCTCGTGTTGATAGCTCTTGTCGCCCTCTCCAACCTGTTGCTGGCCACGGTCGTTTCCGTCCTCTTTGTCGGTGTCACGATGCTACTGGCGGGTGCGGCGCATATCGTCTTCGCATTTCAGATGAAGCGATGGGGCCAAACTGTCGGTTTGCTCGTTGTCGGTGTGCTTTATGTCGCGGCCGGTGTGATGACATTCTGGAACCCGGTCCTGGCATCCACTTTCCTGACACTACTGATGGCTCTCAGCATGCTCGTCGCAGGCATTGTCAGGACTGCCGCCGGTCTGGCGATCCGCCCGGCTTCCGGTTGGCTATGGCTCGCGGCGGCCGGCGCCGCGACGGTGCTTGTTGCACTTGTCATCCTTGCGGGCTGGCCGGTCAACAGTTTGTGGATCATCGGCGCACTGCTGGCGATCGACGTCATGGTGACCGGCTGTGCCCTGAGCGCATTGGCGCTCGCGCTGCGACGGTCCCTCAGGATCGACCGCAATCACGAATAA